Proteins encoded within one genomic window of Brassica rapa cultivar Chiifu-401-42 chromosome A09, CAAS_Brap_v3.01, whole genome shotgun sequence:
- the LOC103843479 gene encoding 6-phosphofructo-2-kinase/fructose-2,6-bisphosphatase: protein MGSSASKNTEDEEDGSNGGGGQLYVSLKMENSKVEGELTPHVYGSVPLVGSWDPSNALPMLRESASMSELSFVVPPDHETLDFKFLLKPKYRDTPCIVEEGENRILTGGSLQGDARVALFKLEGDVIVEFRVFINADRVSPFDLAASWRAYRENLQPSTVRGIPDVSINPDPTPVENCPSESLELDLEHYEVPAPAPSAQSSLVYAADNAENPRSLSASGSFVNDDTPKAASKSPRVSAVSEDGSPSEKDMEIIVPDHSDTYSPSGAGESKSAGVLSPIQQKDGQRGLFVDRGVGSPRLVKSVSASSFLADLKLDAQTKNSMPAAAGAVAAAAVADQMLGPKEDRHLAIVLVGLPARGKTFTAAKLTRYLRWLGHDTKHFNVGKYRRLKHGVNQCADFFRADNQEGVEARTEVAALAMEDMIAWMEDGGQVGVFDATNSTRVRRNMLMQMAEGKCKIIFLETLCNDERIIERNIRLKIQQSPDYEEETDFEAGVKDFRDRLANYERVYEPVEEGSYIKMIDMVSGNGGQIQVNNISGYLPGRIVFFLVNTHLTPRPILLTRHGESMDNVRGRTGGDSVISESGKIYAKKLANFVEKRLKNEKAASIWTSTLQRTILTAGPIVGFPKVQWRALDEINSGVCDGMTYEEIKKNMPEEYESRLKDKLRYRYPRGESYLDVIQRLEPVIIELERQRAPVVVISHQAVLRALYAYFADRPLKEIPQIEMPLHTIIEIQMGVSGVQEKRYKLMD from the exons ATGGGGTCAAGTGCATCGAAGAACACTGAAGACGAGGAGGATGGTTCCAATGGCGGAGGAGGTCAGCTCTACGTGTCACTCAAAATGGAGAACTCTAAGGTTGAAGGCGAGCTCACTCCTCACGTCTACGGCTCTGTTCCTCTCGTCGGCTCGTGGGATCCTTCCAATGCT cTTCCGATGCTACGTGAATCTGCGTCAATGTCGGAACTGAGCTTCGTTGTTCCTCCTGATCACG AGACTTTGGATTTCAAGTTTTTGTTGAAGCCAAAGTATAGAGACACGCCTTGCATAGTGGAGGAAGGTGAAAACAGGATTCTTACTGGTGGCTCCTTGCAAGGAGATGCTAGGGTTGCTCTGTTTAAGCTTGAAGGTGATGTCATTGTTGAGTTCCGAGTGTTCATCAACGCTGACAGAGTTTCACCCTTTGATCTCGCTGCTAGTTGGAGAGCATATAGGGAGAATCTCCAGCCTTCTACTGTACGTGGTATCCCTGATGTCAGCATCAATCCTGATCCAACGCCTGTCGAG AATTGTCCTTCAGAAAGTTTGGAGCTTGATCTTGAGCATTATGAAGTTCCTGCTCCTGCGCCTTCTGCACAGTCGTCTCTTGTTTATGCAGCTGACAATGCAGAGAATCCACGGTCTCTTTCAGCTTCTGGTTCGTTTGTTAATGACGATACTCCAAAGGCAGCATCGAAGAGTCCTAGAGTTTCTGCTGTTAGCGAGGATGGATCGCCATCTGAAAAG GACATGGAGATCATTGTTCCCGATCACTCGGATACCTATTCGCCTTCAGGAGCGGGTGAGTCAAAGTCAGCGGGGGTACTCTCACCAATTCAGCAGAAAGATGGTCAAAGGGGACTCTTTGTTGATCGTGGTGTTGGCTCCCCTAGGCTAGTCAAGTCTGTTAGCGCAAGCTCTTTTTTGGCTGACCTCAAACTTGATGCGCAAACCAAG AATTCAATGCCAGCGGCTGCAGGAGCTGTTGCTGCAGCAGCAGTAGCTGATCAAATGCTTGGACCTAAAGAGGATAGACATCTAGCAATTGTCCTG GTAGGCTTGCCTGCTCGAGGAAAGACTTTTACTGCAGCAAAGTTGACAAGATATCTACGCTGGTTGGGGCACGATACTAAACATTTTAATGTTGGAAag TACCGACGGCTTAAACATGGAGTTAACCAG tGTGCTGATTTTTTTCGAGCTGACAATCAAGAAGGCGTAGAGGCACGAACCGAG GTAGCAGCACTTGCAATGGAGGACATGATAGCTTGGATGGAAGATGGTGGTCAA GTTGGAGTCTTTGATGCAACTAACAGCACACGAGTTCGACGGAACATGTTGATGCAAATGGCTGAAGGAAAGTGTAAG ATAATTTTTCTGGAAACACTATGCAATGATGAACGCATTATAGAAAGAAACATACGTCTTAAAATCCAGCAAAGTCCTGATTACGAAGAAGA GACGGATTTTGAAGCTGGAGTTAAAGACTTTAGAGACCGTTTGGCCAATTATGAGAGG GTTTATGAGCCTGTTGAAGAAGGTTCTTACATCAAAATGATTGATATGGTCAGCGGTAATGGTGGACAGATACAA GTGAACAATATAAGTGGTTACCTTCCTGGAAGAATTGTGTTTTTCTTG GTGAATACGCATCTCACTCCACGACCAATACTACTCACCCGGCATGGAGAAAGTATGGATAATGTTAGAGGCCGAACTGGAGGAGACAGTGTTATAAG TGAATCTGGAAAAATTTATGCAAAGAAACTTGCCAACTTTGTCGAGAAGCGACTAAAAAACGAAAAGGCTGCTTCG ATTTGGACCAGTACACTTCAGAGAACAATCTTAACAGCAGGTCCCATAGTTGGATTTCCCAAG GTGCAATGGCGTGCCCTGGATGAGATCAACTCTGGAGTTTGCGATGGAATGACATACGAAGAGATAAAGAAGAACATGCCAGAAGAGTACGA ATCTCGGTTAAAGGACAAATTGCGATACCGATACCCTCGTGGAGAGTCCTACCTTGATGTAATCCAACG GCTTGAACCTGTGATCATTGAGTTAGAACGACAAAGAGCACCTGTAGTCGTGATATCTCACCAG GCTGTTCTCAGGGCATTGTATGCATATTTCGCGGATCGTCCCCTTAAAGAGATACCCCAGATCGAG ATGCCACTTCACACAATCATAGAGATACAGATGGGAGTTTCTGGTGTGCAAGAGAAGCGCTACAAACTCATGGACTGa
- the LOC103843480 gene encoding protein LIGHT-DEPENDENT SHORT HYPOCOTYLS 6, translating into MDSGSQRPGPVSEGDPGPSIVTPSSPPAAPSRYESQKRRDWTTFLQYLKNHKPPLALSRCSGAHAIEFLKYLDQFGKTKVHMAACPYFGHQQPPSPCACPLKQAWGSLDALIGRLRAAYEENGGRPESNPFAARAVRIYLREVRESQGKARGRPYEKKKRKRPTTVTTVRVDVAPSRQSEGDGCNIGDPSSGAEAVPP; encoded by the coding sequence ATGGATTCAGGGTCACAACGACCGGGGCCTGTCAGCGAAGGCGATCCGGGTCCGTCCATCGTAACCCCCTCTTCACCGCCTGCGGCGCCTAGCAGGTACGAGTCACAGAAACGACGTGACTGGACCACGTTCTTGCAGTACCTCAAGAACCACAAGCCGCCTCTTGCCTTGTCACGGTGTAGCGGAGCACATGCCATCGAGTTTCTCAAGTACTTAGATCAGTTCGGTAAAACCAAAGTCCACATGGCGGCATGTCCTTACTTCGGCCATCAGCAACCTCCGTCTCCTTGCGCTTGTCCTCTCAAGCAAGCCTGGGGGTCTCTCGATGCCCTGATCGGACGGTTGAGAGCAGCTTATGAGGAGAACGGTGGACGGCCCGAGTCGAACCCGTTTGCGGCACGTGCGGTGAGGATTTACTTGAGGGAAGTCAGAGAAAGTCAAGGCAAGGCCCGTGGGAGACCCTACGAGAAAAAGAAACGGAAACGACCGACAACTGTTACCACCGTGAGAGTTGACGTTGCTCCGTCGAGACAAAGTGAAGGAGATGGTTGTAACATCGGTGATCCGTCGTCTGGGGCCGAGGCTGTACCTCcttaa
- the LOC103843482 gene encoding gamma-interferon-responsive lysosomal thiol protein — MASTSTSKLLLLICYVSLIFSVSSSSSSDLPSSPKVSLGLYYESLCPYCSSFIVNHLTKLFEDDLISIVDLHLSPWGNTKLRSDNATAVCQHGAFECLLDTVEACAIDAWPKLSDHFPFIHCVESLVTEHKYDKWETCYQKLNLNSKPVSDCLSSGHGDKLELKYAAETSALQPPHQYVPWVVVDGQPLYEDYENFISYICKAYKGTKKPDACAKYSSSHFIRSAKVNRFPLVCRKGVNRMWDLLERVKTSLLSYTGLL, encoded by the exons ATGGCGTCGACTTCGACGAGCAAACTTCTTCTCCTAATCTGCTACGTTTCTCTTATCTTCTctgtatcatcatcatcatcatctgatcTGCCATCTTCTCCGAAAGTGTCGCTGGGCCTGTACTACGAGTCTCTCTGCCCGTACTGTTCTTCATTCATCGTTAACCACCTCACGAAGCTCTTCGAAGACGATCTCATATCAATCGTCGATCTCCATCTCTCTCCGTGGGGTAACACCAAGCTCCGCTCCGATAATGCCACTGCCGTTTGCCAG CACGGTGCGTTTGAATGCTTATTGGATACAGTTGAGGCTTGTGCGATTGATGCGTGGCCTAAATTG agcgATCATTTCCCGTTTATCCACTGTGTTGAGAGTTTGGTGACTGAGCACAAGTACGACAAGTGGGAGACTTGTTATCAGAAGCTCaatctcaactctaaacctgTTTCGGATTGTCTCAGCAGTGGACATGGAGACAAG CTTGAGTTGAAGTATGCTGCAGAAACGAGTGCACTTCAGCCTCCTCATCAGTACGTTCCTTGGGTAGTGGTTGATGGTCAGCCACTTTATGAG GATTATGAGAACTTCATAAGCTACATCTGCAAAGCTTACAAAGGTACTAAAAAGCCTGATGCGTGTGCCAAATACTCATCCAGCCACTTCATTCGAAGTGCTAAAGTGAATCGCTTCCCTCTGGTTTGCCGGAAGGGTGTCAACAGGATGTGGGATTTGTTGGAACGTGTCAAAACCTCTTTGTTGTCGTACACAGGCCTGCTATAA